CGACAAATGAATAATTTTTCCCGGTCCCGACTTGGGCTAAGAGGCTAAATGAATAATTTCGCTAAATGCattattgaataattttcttgaaaTCCTTAAAGACCCTAAGTAAATATAAATGAATAATCGATcacattttaaaatatatatatatatatataaatatatagaaaaTTACTGCTTGATATGCTTCTTTTGATGACACATTTTGTGTGACGCTACTATCATCTGGTTCTGGATCATTCTCATCATTCAGTACAGACTCAATAATTTCATCGTCTGTAGGCAATTCCATAACGACATCATTCTCGTTAGGATAGTTCAAAAGATGTTCGGCGTCCATCACATTTCTATATTGTAATTTAGAAATGACATCCGTTAATCCTTCGACATCTTCTTCTAATTCTTCAACTTCTGCTTCGGGAACATCGAGTTCTTCAGATCGTATATTCATTTAAATGAATAAAAATTCATTTATCGATAAATAAATAATCTCGCTAAACGAATATTTTTTTCTAGTCCCAAGAatatttatttatcgaaattttacTGTAGTTGAAATAGAACAAAAATAGTAATTGTGGTAAAATTAATTACTCACCGTGCTTTGATTTAAACATGGTGTACATCTTCATCCTTCCAGAGCCTAGTGCGCCTTCCTGGTTCGCTTTTACATTCTTGCTCTACAATTTGCTGCCCCATGCGTTGCAACAAATCATGCATCAGCAATTTTCTGCCAGCAACTATGTCGTCTTTGACATTTAAAAGACACTTCTCGATGAGAACTTTTATATTAATATCTGGATACAAATCACAACTTTCCAGGATGTCTGACATAATTGAAGTCTTTGTTATTAAAAAAGCATGCAATGTCAAGAAATACTTCTTTCTCAGTTGGCTTGAGCCGTCAAAACTGATCCGTAGAGCATTGGATATTTTATCATCCGTTTCGACTTGAAGGCGTTCAATTGCACTCCTCCACTCATGGAAAGATCTACCTCGCAAAAATGATCCTAATACTTGAAGAGCTAGAGGAAGGCCAGAAGCATAATCCACCAAACATTTGCTATGGTCCTCAAAACCTTCATGGGGTTGATGATTTTTGAAAGCTTTTAAACTGAGAAGCTCAAGcgcttcatcatcatctaatagTGTGGCATTGTATATATCATTCTTTTGGACTTCACAAGCCAACAACAAGTGTTTGTCTCTACTAGTGATGATGATTCTGCTTCCCGGACCAAACCAATTATGATTCCCCCCCAAATATCTTATTTGGTTTTCATCATCTGCGTCATCTATCACAATAAGAACCTTCTTGTGTCGTAATCTATTCTTGATTATGATTGCCCCTTTGTGCTCGTTCCATACATTAGATTCTTCTTGGAGGATGGCAATGAGAAGTTGTTTCTGCAAAAGTTTTGTTGATTCTTTTCGTACATCAGCCAGAAAGCATTTTCCTTCAAAATCCCCAGACATACAT
Above is a genomic segment from Rutidosis leptorrhynchoides isolate AG116_Rl617_1_P2 unplaced genomic scaffold, CSIRO_AGI_Rlap_v1 contig422, whole genome shotgun sequence containing:
- the LOC139883580 gene encoding TMV resistance protein N-like produces the protein MGTLQEHSINMKQLSMLMKKRLFGNGEMLLPKLPIFQLFSSVSSISNAGMAVRPDYKLDLCVLINKTSSWLNSREEADVITEIVKVIARESKTTYSSCTIDGLIGIDERLSKLREKMCLDSEDVRFVGICGMGGIGKTTLARYAYECMSGDFEGKCFLADVRKESTKLLQKQLLIAILQEESNVWNEHKGAIIIKNRLRHKKVLIVIDDADDENQIRYLGGNHNWFGPGSRIIITSRDKHLLLACEVQKNDIYNATLLDDDEALELLSLKAFKNHQPHEGFEDHSKCLVDYASGLPLALQVLGSFLRGRSFHEWRSAIERLQVETDDKISNALRISFDGSSQLRKKYFLTLHAFLITKTSIMSDILESCDLYPDINIKVLIEKCLLNVKDDIVAGRKLLMHDLLQRMGQQIVEQECKSEPGRRTRLWKDEDVHHV